In Acinetobacter sp. C32I, one genomic interval encodes:
- a CDS encoding M23 family metallopeptidase produces MPFKKILLSVASLLPLHAAVAQLPQDSRRAGGIAVIPLSTETTQVLYEQKPVLITQQGKQRYAVFGIPLSAPLGPLTLATNHTPIQIEVAPYRYAEQRLNVKNQDYVNPNQEQLDRYAREAKEQNDIYSSFSQSNWTQFPNFIRPTAGKFSNSFGRKRFFNGEERAPHSGLDIPAPVGQNVIAPADGVVVQTGNYFFNGNTVLIDHGQGLISMFCHLSKINVVKGQQIHQGETLGLVGKTGRVTGPHLHWGMSLNNARVDPQLFLK; encoded by the coding sequence ATGCCTTTTAAAAAAATTTTACTCAGTGTTGCCTCCCTGCTTCCACTACATGCTGCTGTTGCACAACTGCCACAAGACTCTAGACGAGCAGGCGGTATTGCCGTAATTCCGCTTTCAACTGAAACAACCCAAGTCTTGTATGAACAAAAGCCTGTTTTGATTACACAACAAGGCAAGCAACGTTATGCCGTGTTTGGTATTCCACTTTCTGCTCCATTAGGTCCCTTGACCTTAGCGACCAATCACACCCCTATTCAGATCGAAGTGGCGCCCTACCGCTATGCTGAGCAGCGCTTAAACGTTAAAAATCAAGATTACGTTAACCCAAATCAAGAACAACTTGATCGTTATGCACGAGAAGCCAAAGAGCAAAATGATATTTATAGCTCTTTTTCCCAAAGTAACTGGACCCAGTTTCCTAACTTTATTCGGCCTACAGCTGGTAAATTTAGTAATTCATTTGGCAGAAAGCGTTTTTTCAATGGTGAAGAGCGCGCACCGCACTCAGGTTTGGACATCCCAGCGCCTGTGGGACAGAATGTTATCGCACCTGCTGATGGAGTCGTGGTACAGACAGGCAACTATTTCTTTAATGGCAACACTGTCCTGATTGATCATGGTCAAGGCCTGATCAGTATGTTCTGTCATTTGAGTAAAATTAACGTGGTCAAGGGACAACAGATTCATCAGGGTGAAACACTGGGGTTGGTCGGTAAAACTGGTCGTGTCACTGGACCACACCTGCATTGGGGAATGAGCCTGAATAATGCGCGGGTAGACCCACAATTATTTCTAAAATAA
- a CDS encoding OsmC family protein — MQTSVHWLENVAFEAKSESGHTVVMDGSAEYGGENRGPRPMELILMGLGGCASFDIVTILKKSRQDVTDVVCQLKAERADSIPAVFTKIHLHFIVTGKAVKTKQVEKAVELSAEKYCSASKMLADGGVEITHDFEIIEAA; from the coding sequence ATGCAAACAAGTGTACATTGGTTAGAGAATGTTGCTTTTGAGGCAAAATCAGAAAGTGGCCATACTGTCGTGATGGATGGTTCTGCCGAATATGGCGGTGAAAACCGTGGTCCACGTCCTATGGAGTTGATTTTAATGGGACTTGGTGGGTGTGCTTCGTTTGATATTGTGACCATTTTAAAAAAATCTCGCCAAGATGTGACGGATGTTGTATGTCAGCTGAAAGCAGAAAGAGCTGATTCAATTCCAGCGGTATTCACTAAAATCCATTTGCACTTCATTGTCACTGGCAAAGCGGTAAAAACCAAACAAGTTGAAAAAGCAGTTGAGCTTTCTGCTGAGAAATATTGTTCAGCAAGTAAAATGCTTGCCGATGGTGGGGTTGAAATTACCCACGATTTTGAAATTATTGAAGCTGCTTAA